GTCATTTCCTTATCAACCAGAGCATAGATATCGAGAGCATTGGCCTGGTTTAACTGATAAATCCCGACCCCAACCGCGTCTTTGCCATCAAAGTTAAAGTCGGTGGTGTAACTTTGGGCCCCAAGCTCGGTTCGTCCCACATCCCGGACTCGAATTAAGGAGCCATCCTCACCCCGTTGAATGACAATATCGCCAAATTCCTCCTCGCTGGCTAGACGACTCTGGGCCTGGATTGAAATTTGAAATTCTTGCCCGGAAGGAGCCGGTGGTGCGCCAATAATCCCTGCCCCCACTTGGATGTTTTGATCCGCTAGGGCATTGGTCACATCCGTTGCTGTTAAGCCGCGGGCTGCGAGTCGGGCTGGATCCAACCACAGACGCATCGCATAGGTTCGTTGGCCAAAAATCTGCACCTGACCCACCCCCGATAATCGCTGCAACGGCTGGGTAATGTAGAGGGAGGCGTAGTTACTGATGAACAGCGAGTCATAGCGATCATCGGGGGAGTATAGCCCAATCGCAGTGACAATTTGGGGCGAGGCTTTGGTGACGGTTACTCCCGTGGCCTGGACGGATTGAGGTAATTGGGCCAGCACCGATGCAACATCGTTGTTCACATCCACCGCGGCAATATCCTGACTGTATCCCGAGGTAAAGGTAATGGTCAGATTACTGTTGCCAAAGTTATCGCTGGTGGAGTCAATATAATCCATCCCTTCTACGCCGTTAATGGCTGTTTCCAAGATGGTGGTGACATTGGTTTCTACGGTTTCGGCACTGGCACCGGCAAAGTTAGAGGCCACCTGAATCGTGGGCGGGGTGACGTTGGGATAGTACTCAATGGGCAATGTCGGTAAGGCAACGGTTCCCACCAGAATAATCAGTAGGGAGCAAACGGTGGCAAAAACAGGTCGTTTAATAAAGAATTCTGACAGCATGGGAGACCGGCCTAGGATTCAGGAGTAATGGGTTCACCGTCACGGACACGCTGGATACCCGAAGTGATGATCCTGGCGTTGGTTTGTAATCCTTTCAGGACTTGGTAATTATTACCTTGGATCCGCCCCAGTTGGATTGCCGTTTGTCGGGCCACAGTTTTCCCATCTTGACTAGGTTCGGCCACAAAGACAAAGTTTTGTCCCGCCAAATTGGAAACGGCTGTTGTTGGCACCAGAACTCCGGGCTTTTGATCCCAAGTCACTCGGGCCTGGACTTGTTGGTTAGCGCGGAGTCGGTTATCCCGATTTTCGTAGAGGGCTTTAACCAAAATTGTCTGGGTATTGTTGTTAGTGGTGGTGTCAATAAAGAAGACCTGACTGGTGGCAATGTTTTTTCCGCTCGTGTCAATCAGTTCCACGGGGAGGCCAATCCGTAAATCTGCGGCCCGTTCAATGGGGATGTTGATATAAATTTCTAGGGGTTGATTTTCGGTCAAGGTCAGGAGGTTGGTTTGGGGTGTAACGTAATCTCCCACTCTCGGGCCAATGTTGCCAATGTTGCCCGCGAAAGGGGCATTGACGGTGTACCAGTTCAGGAGGACGGCCTGTTGTTGAGTATTGGCCCGAGCCTGTTGTAAAACCTTTTCATTTTCAATAATGGTGGCCTGCTGGGCCCGAATATCGGCATCGGTGGATTGGAGCGTGGCCTGGGCGGTGCGATAGGCCAAAATAAAGGACTGAGCTTGTTCCTTGGAAACAGCCCCCTGCTCGAATAGGGCCGTATATCGTTCGGCCTGAAGACGATTAAATTCCAGGGTAGCCAAGTCAGATCGACGTTGGGCTTCTAAGGCGCGCAATTCAGAACGGGAGGTTTCAACAGTGGCCTGGGCTGCCTGGAGGGCCGCAAATTGACTGGCAACGGCGGCGGACTGTTCTGAAGGATCAATTTGAATCAGCGGCGCGCCTTGGGGAACATTCACCCCTGAGCGAACTAAAATTTGGGCAATTCGTCCAGAGACCTGTGGGCTGAGGTTGATGGCCCGGCGAGATTGGAGTTGGGTGTTGTAGGTTCCCGTGTCAACTAACATCCCCGCTTGGACGGTAGCGACTTTGACTGTAGGAGGAGGGGGAGCCCCAGCTTGTTCACTCGCGCAACTTCCCAGGCCTGTTAGTAAAGTACCCCCCACCACTAGCGAGGCGAACCAATGACGTTGTAACATCCGCAACCCCTAATCCATCTCCTACACCATCATTCCCAGGCCTGGATGAGGACAAATACCGGAAAATTTGCCTGCCTAGACAAACTGATTCCTAGTCAACCCCAGATGGGATGCCCTGATTTTAGCTTGCAGTTAGGATGTTGTAACCTATTTTTTCTAATGAAGTCCGAAAAACTAGTCTGAGAGTTGGGGTCAAGCATCGGATGAGTCGGCTTCTATCTCGGCTTGTAGTTGGGCTAGCTCTTCGGGTGTGAGGGACTCCAGCCGTTTTTCCAGGACAGCATCTTCGTAGTCTTTAAGCTGTTGGTTATAGGTCATTTGCTTGGTAAAAACCCGAAAAAAATAGGTTGATAACCAGGCCAGTAAGCCGATGACAAAGATGGCCTGACTCCAAACTCCGGCGGTCTGGGCATCCAAACCAAACAGTTGCAAAACTCCATAGATGACTGCCCCCATAATTACAGCAGCCAGACCTAGGGCAATGGCATCAATTCGCCGCACTCTAAGACTCCAACGTCCGCGGTTGGGGGCGAATGTTCAAAAAGGGCGCTAAAACAATCATGCCGGGAAAAAAGAACATCACCAAAAAGTACATGAACCCCCGCTCAAAAGAGCTAGCCACATACCAGCGTTTTTGGAGATAGAGATAGGTCAAAAAAGGCAGGACTAAGAGATAAGCCCCGGCCAGCCCCCCGTAGGTTGCGACCACTGCCAAATCTATTGTGCTCATTGATATGTTCCCCAGTCAGTGTATATGTTGCATTAGAAATACAGACATCTTAAGAGATTGCCGGCCTGGGTTCAATCTTAGTCGTGGTGATGGAGCCGATGAGGATTTTTAATCAGGTTGTGCCAAAATTTAATC
The window above is part of the Pseudocalidococcus azoricus BACA0444 genome. Proteins encoded here:
- a CDS encoding DUF3007 family protein, whose protein sequence is MRRIDAIALGLAAVIMGAVIYGVLQLFGLDAQTAGVWSQAIFVIGLLAWLSTYFFRVFTKQMTYNQQLKDYEDAVLEKRLESLTPEELAQLQAEIEADSSDA
- a CDS encoding efflux RND transporter periplasmic adaptor subunit is translated as MLQRHWFASLVVGGTLLTGLGSCASEQAGAPPPPTVKVATVQAGMLVDTGTYNTQLQSRRAINLSPQVSGRIAQILVRSGVNVPQGAPLIQIDPSEQSAAVASQFAALQAAQATVETSRSELRALEAQRRSDLATLEFNRLQAERYTALFEQGAVSKEQAQSFILAYRTAQATLQSTDADIRAQQATIIENEKVLQQARANTQQQAVLLNWYTVNAPFAGNIGNIGPRVGDYVTPQTNLLTLTENQPLEIYINIPIERAADLRIGLPVELIDTSGKNIATSQVFFIDTTTNNNTQTILVKALYENRDNRLRANQQVQARVTWDQKPGVLVPTTAVSNLAGQNFVFVAEPSQDGKTVARQTAIQLGRIQGNNYQVLKGLQTNARIITSGIQRVRDGEPITPES
- the ndhL gene encoding NAD(P)H-quinone oxidoreductase subunit L, with translation MSTIDLAVVATYGGLAGAYLLVLPFLTYLYLQKRWYVASSFERGFMYFLVMFFFPGMIVLAPFLNIRPQPRTLES